From the Salmo trutta chromosome 2, fSalTru1.1, whole genome shotgun sequence genome, one window contains:
- the sstr2a gene encoding somatostatin receptor type 2: MDPWPLLPSPPNLSLPEPLYYDSYFPGNESDLGSRNDTPDETHQAFDKTSSVVITFIYFTVCAVGLTGNTLVIYVILRYAKMKTVTNIYILNLAVADVLCMLSLPFIAMQLALVHWPFGAVLCRLVMTVDSLNQFTSIFCLMVMSVDRYLAVVHPIKSTKWRKPRVAKIINLTVWGVSLLVNLPIMIFSGLMPNNNQAWACTIVWPEPQEAYQTAFMFYTFLLGFFLPLIVICLCYLLIIIKVKSSGMRVGSTKRKRSERKVTRMVSIVVAMFVLCWLPFYVFNVTSVTGTIDTTPVLKSTFEFVVVLGYANSCANPILYAFLSDNFKKSFQNVLCLKKVAGLDEAERSDSRMERTRMVNDVTAEMHNAALLNGELQTSI; the protein is encoded by the exons ATGGATCCCTGGCCTCTCCTTCCGTCGCCCCCCAACCTCTCCCTCCCCGAGCCCCTGTACTATGACAGCTACTTCCCAGGGAACGAGTCTGACCTGGGGTCCCGGAATGACACTCCGGACGAGACCCACCAGGCCTTCGATAAGACCAGCTCTGTAGTCATCACCTTCATCTACTTCACGGTGTGCGCCGTGGGGCTGACCGGCAACACCTTGGTGATCTATGTTATCCTGCGCTACGCCAAGATGAAGACGGTGACTAATATCTATATCCTGAACCTGGCCGTGGCTGACGTCCTCTGTATGCTGAGTCTACCTTTCATCGCCATGCAGCTGGCCCTGGTCCACTGGCCCTTCGGCGCCGTGCTCTGCCGCCTGGTCATGACCGTGGACTCCCTCAACCAGTTCACCTCCATCTTCTGCCTCATGGTCATGAGCGTCGACCGCTACCTGGCTGTGGTCCACCCCATAAAGTCCACCAAGTGGCGGAAGCCACGCGTGGCTAAGATCATCAACCTGACCGTGTGGGGAGTGTCCCTGCTGGTCAACCTGCCAATCATGATCTTCAGCGGTCTGATGCCCAATAATAACCAGGCTTGGGCGTGTACCATTGTGTGGCCGGAGCCTCAGGAGGCCTATCAGACGGCCTTCATGTTCTACACCTTCCTCCTAGGTTTCTTCTTGCCGCTCATCGTCATCTGCCTCTGTTACCTGCTCATCATCATCAAG GTGAAGTCGTCAGGCATGCGCGTAGGCTCCACTAAGCGTAAGCGTTCGGAGAGGAAGGTGACCAGGATGGTGTCCATCGTAGTGGCCATGTTCGTGCTCTGCTGGCTGCCTTTCTACGTGTTCAACGTCACCTCGGTGACTGGCACCATCGACACCACGCCCGTTCTCAAGAGCACCTTTGAGTTTGTGGTGGTGCTGGGCTACGCCAACAGCTGTGCCAACCCCATCCTGTACGCGTTCCTGTCAGACAACTTCAAGAAGAGCTTTCAGAACGTTCTGTGCTTAAAGAAGGTGGCGGGCCTGGATGAGGCGGAGCGCAGCGACAGCCGCATGGAGCGGACGCGCATGGTCAACGACGTCACCGCGGAAATGCACAATGCCGCGCTGCTCAATGGCGAGCTGCAGAccagtatctga